The following proteins are co-located in the Enoplosus armatus isolate fEnoArm2 chromosome 8, fEnoArm2.hap1, whole genome shotgun sequence genome:
- the LOC139289519 gene encoding tumor necrosis factor receptor superfamily member 9-like, with product MAMILWAMGLSLLMQDCLCSIGQTDTGCMKWIQNGENVCCEACHPGNRLVKECGPKPRDLCTPCESRKFTVNPKDYRCYSCTQCVGAQVLVKECTAAADTKCGCKEGLTCGDDRCSFCVQTCGKGQEPAEKRSCRPCPGGTFNDQIHQMCKPWSTKCPNPEQKIVAKGDRFTDIKCANISLSTVILPKKPDHTDQAWSLVAIIFVITFIIITIAIIVVAVKILWKRKEEKETKKPQIRKTQIIRTPTDDPTTLIAVECSFHEAQQEQGSSSESLASKDSSNQLLA from the exons ATGGCTATGATCCTGTGGGCAATgggtctctctctgctgatgcAGGACTGTTTGTGCAGCATTGGACAGACTGACACAGGCTGCATGAAATGGATTCAAAATGGAGAGAATGTTTGCTGTGAAGCCTGTCATCCTG gAAATCGCCTGGTCAAAGAGTGTGGTCCAAAGCCGAGAGATCTTTGTACTCCATGTGAGTCCAGGAAATTTACAGTGAACCCTAAAGACTACAGGTGTTACAGCTGTACACAGTGTGTAG GTGCTCAAGTCCTTGTGAAAGAGTGCACAGCCGCAGCAGACACTAAGTGTGGCTGTAAAGAAGGACTCACCTGTGGTGATGACCGCTGTTCCTTCTGTGTTCAGACGTGTGGCAAAGGTCAGGAACCTGCAGAGAAAC GTTCTTGCAGACCATGTCCAGGTGGAACCTTCAATGACCAAATTCACCAGATGTGTAAACCCTGGAGTACCAA GTGTCCCAATCCAGAACAAAAGATTGTGGCCAAGGGAGATAGGTTTACTGACATCAAGTGTGCTAATATTTCACTTAGCACAGTGATCCTTCCAAAGAAACCTG ATCACACAGACCAGGCGTGGTCATTGGTCGCCATCATTTTTGTGATAACctttatcatcatcaccatcgcCATAATCGTTGTGGCCGTGAAAATCCTctggaaaagaaaggaagaaaaggagacaaaaaagcCACAAATCCGCAAAACACAGATAATAAGGACCCCTACAG aTGATCCCACAACATTAATAGCAGTTGAGTGCAGTTTCCACGAGGCCCAGCAAGAGCAGGGCAGCAGCTCAGAGTCGCTTGCCTCCAAGGACTCCTCAAACCAGCTCCTTGCATGA